In Pirellula sp. SH-Sr6A, the DNA window TGAAGCAGTCCGCCAGCCGCATCGCTGGAGGAGAAAGTCGCCTTTGCCACAATGCAGTCAATGTAGGTGTACATCTGCTGCACAACATAATCGACGTGCCCCACCCGGAAGAACGGGCAAGCCGCCCCGGCTTTGATCACGTTCCCAGAGAATGCGGTCCCGAGGATGATCGGTAAGAACCAACGCGCGTCCGTTGGACGGACATTGAAGGAAACCGAGCCGCTAACACGAGTCTTATCGACCACGAAATCTTCGGCCCGATAGTGAAGTAAACCGGAAACACCTTCATCCTTCGCTTCATTGGTTTGGCCCTTCAAACCAAAGTTGAGCGCGGCGATCCGATTGACCAAGCCCGTCGATCCGCTGTTGGAAAATGCAAAAGCGTGTCGCCTGGAGGTATTGGCTGTGCAGTTCGTTGCTGGCATTGTTTCGGTCCCTTTGATCGCATGGATGTTTGGATCAAATTCCGATAAGGCTCCGCACGCTTCAAACTGCCTGCCATCCTCCCTTGTGGGCTATTCGGTCCCCGAACATGTCGGTCCAATTCCGCTCGCCACCGAATCGGGGTCGCTGAGTAATCGATTACAACGCCGGCAACGTCCTTCAAACGAGAACTCCACACGGTCAAGGAACTTTTGCGGATCTTGCAGGGCAGCCGCCACCCAGACATAGAACGTCTGCCCCTGGTGCTTCTTCCAAAGATAGACACGACCATCGTCTCCGATCATGCCGAAGCTGCGATAGTCGCTCTCGTTGTCGGGACCTTGCAGCAGCTCTACTACCCTCTTTCCGGGCACGAACTTGGCATCTTGCTTCATCGTCCGTATCCGGAACGTTCGATGCTCCCCCGTCTTCATCGACTTCATCGTAATGATGCCGTTGTGGGTCTTGATCTCGAACGGCTTGGTAACGGTATCGACAGACATGTTGACTCTCCATTGGTAAGCGCTTCACCAATAAAGACCGGAAACGCATCCAATTTGGTTTCCGTCCGAGCTAGAGCATCCCGTCTTTTTGCTCGCCAACGGCAGTGAACGTCATGAACGAAACATCCATTCCCTGCCCCCAGGCGTTGTGATCGGTCACAGCACCAGGCTTCGCTTTGACCGTGTGGATCTCTGGAACATCCGGTAGCGGAACCGACTCGATCGAGTTGAACAGATCCTCCCGGGCGACAAGCAGCTCACTGAGCTTACCCCTCAGCGAATTACTACCCTTGAGATAGAAGATCACGTTCACGGTATACTCCACCGAGATGAACGAATTATCTTCCCCGCTGATTTCTTCCGCCGTCGGGATGTAGAAAACACATTCATCTGACCCACGAAGCATATCCTTGAGCTTCGCGCCCACCTTGGCGATCTGGTGACTCGATGGATCTGCCGGTACGCCTGGCAGCCCGAGCGACAACACGAACTCTCGAACCGCCTCCAGCACTCGTTCATAGAGCGACACCGCCCCGTTCGTGATTCGGAATACACTCGGCGTCGTGAACGCGACGTCCGTACCATTGATTGTAGCTAGATGTGCGATGTAGCAACCGACGACACCCGCAAACGCAACACTGCCGTTGCCGGCCCGGCTTCCAACTGGTGCGAACGAGCGATCGGTATTGCTACCCATGAACCGACTCACAAAAACGGTATGGTTATCACCAACAGCCGATCCTGTGACGACGAACACCCCGCCAGTTCCGTCTTGGTTGTCCGTAAATGCTAAGCTTGCCATCGATTGTCCTTTCTGACTTTCGCCCGAATCTTCCTTTTCACCTCAGCAACAAGTGCGACTCGATCACTCCGATGCAGGTAGAAGAACTGACGCCGCGGGATCTTCCTCGTTCCGAACTGGTGCTTACCGAAATAGGGAATCGACCGGCTGTTGATACCAATGTGGTAAGTCATTTTCTTGGGAGCCTGAAATCGCTTCTGATAGGAACCAGCCCCGCCTGCCGCAGCCGCTCGCATTTTTCCGGTCAGTATCAACAATGGGTGTGGCCCATGACGCAAAATCGTGAGATCCGAATGAACCGGCCAAGCAGCACCCTTGGAATCCTCTTGTCGATCGAAGTTTTCGTCCACACTTTCCCTGACCAACTCGACCGCCCGCTTGAGCGGTTCTTCTTGCCTGCTGAAATCGTACTTCGCCAGCTTTCGCAGCTTCTTCGCAAACTCGAGCGCTTTCATTGCTGCTCCAACCCCTCAGGCTGAATCGTTGGCGTGCACGTGCATACGAACCGAGTACCCATCAAGTTATTGAGCACCGAATCCAATCGCACCCACAGATCGAGCCGATGCGTTTCCGAGACGATATGCAGCACATCGTTCTCCTCAACACGCCATTCCTCCAACTCCAGTTCGTAGAGATGAACCTTATAGAGGTAGATCGTCCGGGGCCCCATCTCGCTTCGCTGCTCGACATAGGACGCATCTTTGAACCGCACGCACGGCACGGCCTTGCTGTCAGAAACGCCACCGTCTGCATTCACCCGGTAGATCGTCGCCGACACGTCACGCATGCCCGGTATCATGCGATGACGCGATTTGAGCCATTCTCGATCAATCAAAGCTACCTCCCTGTGCGATACCGCATAATCACCGAGATCGCGGAGGTCGGCAGTTGACGAATAATCTCCGCCGTCGCAGTTGAATAGCTGTAATCTTCGAAGTTCTCTGATTGCATGCTGCCTGTTGGATCCGCTGCGATCGTTTTTGCAAACGCTGCCAACGCGACTTGCATGTCATCAGGGACACCACCCGGAAAGCCGGCATAGTAGTTCACTTGCAACTCACTTAGGCGCCGGTCCTTGATCGGCCTGATCCGACCAGGGATTCGAAGCAATCGACCGACTCGCTCGTAGACCTCGATGCGCGTCGTAAGGCTCTGGTTCTCAAAGTCGCAGGCGTATGCAGACTCGTCCAAGATGGACTCATCAGGAAACTGCCCACCCCCACGTTCCCCGCTTCTTTCCCGTATGTCGATAATCTTCGCTACAGGCCCGGGAGCCACCCGGGCTACGCATCCGACCACGCTTGTCTGTGCGGTTTTTTGGACAAAGAGGAGCCCTTTCGTGACAGGTGTGACCACCGGGAAGGTCCCAAACACTGCGATTCGGTTGTCGTCGACTCGAACAAAATCCACTTCGTTGTCGAGGCCTGCAACACCCGATCGCTGGATGAACACAGTCCCTGATTCCGGCAGACCATGCCCATATACTTTGATCACCACCCCATCGCCGAGATCCATGTCATAAGTCGAAAACGCGTCACCCCCGTCAATACCCAAAACGAGCTGGGACTGCGCATCCCCCGACAGCGAGGCCAATGACGTCTCTTCGTCAAAGGTAGTTATGTCTTCAATGACATGCCCGATGTACTTTCCGGTAATCCGATTAACGATTGCCGTCGCGCTGCGAAGAGCCAGAATCGCCTTATCGTCTGGCAGAACGTCGACGCTCATGCCTGTTATCAACCGAAAAGTATCTAGTCGGACTCCAGCCATTGCTTACCCCAGTTTTCTGATTGATGCGAAGATCAATTCGGCTTTACGTTCACTGATCCTCTCCAGCGACGTCACGCCTTTTTCAGCATGAAATCGTTGGATGTCAGAGACAGTATTGAGACCAGCTCCGATAAGCTGCTTTTTGAGTTCGGCTGCCATCTCGAGATCGGCAACGGCAACCGCACCTACCCTTGCCGTCGCTTCTTCCGACGTTGGAGTGGGCAATTCCGCAGGAGCACTTTTCACCACCTCTTGCACCGGACTCTTCTCACCTTCCAATTCAATGAGAATCTGGTCGTCCTCAACAGTCGAATCGGACTCAGCTTGATCGTTCAACTGTTTGCCGGAAATCTCCGTCAGTTCCGCAGCCGTCTGAGCAATTCGAGCCACGGCCGTTCGATCCAATGTTTCCGAACATCGTCTAACGTGATAGGCAATCCCCTCGTCGCTCATCCGTGGCAACTCGGATGCAACACTGTTAGAAAACTGCAGAAGCACCAAAAGAGGATCGTCGTATTTGAGACACTCCCGAGCAACGTCGAGGCACCGCTGAACCAAGTACCTCTCTTCATAGAGCCTCCGAATATCTGCCACGGCTCGACTAAAGAAGAGCACTGCAAACAACTCACCCATAACCAGTCTCCTATTAAAGCAAAGAAGCTCCCGTCGTTTGACGAGAGCTTCTTACTATCCGCGGCAGAATTCAAATGTTCGCTACGAGAGAGGCGACCAATCTGAACCATGATAGGCAACGTGCTCGGGGACCCACAGACCGCACACAAGCTGACTAGCCGCTGGAGAGTTGAACGAAGCACCCACATATGCGTAATCGGCACCAACATCCAAATCAGCAGGAGAGACGCGGATTAGCGCTATGAACTGATTCGTCGCGGCTCCGCGATCCGTAGCAGACGCATAAGAGTTCGCTGGAGCCTCACGATTGACCAACGCGGACTTCGTCCAGAAGTCTTTCGCGGCCGCGATCGCCCCAGCAGAACCTGCCTTGAAGAAGACTTCCTTGATCTGCAGAACCTTCGAGCTACCACCGGCATTGGTCTTTGCTTGGTTCAGCGTGATCGTAATGTCTTGACCCGCCGTACCCACGCCAATGAATAGAAGTAAGTTGAGGAAACTGTTGACGTTGGTAACACCAGCCCAGTTAGTGGACTTCGCGCCACCAGTCAGATCTGCGAGAAGAGCTGGCGAACCACTGTCGCCAAATGGAAACTGCTTGAACATGTTTTGAATGACTCCGTTTTCGATTTAATCGCTGGCTTTGTAATAAGCCTCGGGAGCAGCCCCCCGAGGCAAAAATCAACATAGGCAACCGCCGAAGCGGCTAATTGCTACCGAGCTTCCAGGGCAATGAAGTCGCCCTGCGAAACCGTTCCGTACTTCGGAGTCGTCGGCTTGTCGAACAGTGGTCGCCCGTCAATTCGGAATGTGAACTTGATCGCCGTTTGACCACGGAGGAACTCGACGTGCGGAGAAACGAGCTCCTGAAC includes these proteins:
- a CDS encoding DUF6011 domain-containing protein, with protein sequence MSVDTVTKPFEIKTHNGIITMKSMKTGEHRTFRIRTMKQDAKFVPGKRVVELLQGPDNESDYRSFGMIGDDGRVYLWKKHQGQTFYVWVAAALQDPQKFLDRVEFSFEGRCRRCNRLLSDPDSVASGIGPTCSGTE